TTTGCTAGGTTCACAAAATCCTCCAAAATAAGCAGTGTCTAAAAATCTCATTTTCAATCCAATTTTCTTGATATAAGGACCATATTTGATTATGTTGAGCACTTCTTGTTCATTCTTTCCTGGATAAGTTTTTCTTGATTTGTTCCAAAACTTGTAGAATTGTATCGTCTGAttatttgacttcacgaattTAAATCCTCCATTTGGATCGTTATCCGGGTCAGATGAGTTATATAGATAATGATCACAAGCAATTTGGAAATCGACATGTGAATAAAAATGTGCAAATGGTTGTCGAAACCACAATATATCTGCatcctaaaaagaaaaaaaaaaacggAAAGCAAGTAAATTTATCAAATCATTAAGAGATACAAATTGCACTTGTTTAAGTTGGTTTCATTTTTGTTTGGCCAAACTTTTGGAAAACTAACGAGTGTTTATTCCTTTATTTCAATTATAGTACTTTTTTTAACCGTATAAAAAAGAATTTCATACTTTCTTCCATAAGctaattaaaaagtatttttttcccTAAAAATACTTTTTGAATCTTGAGAAAGAACAAATTATAAGCTTGttggtgaaattttcaaaatctgcatatttgaaaaatatttttctttaaaagtgTTTTACGaaaaagtatttttgaaaaGTAGCTGTTTATGTTTGGCtaatgaatttaattttaaaaatactttttttaatattagAACAATAATTTGTGCTTGATCAAAATTCAAAGAATGCTTCTAgagaaaaagtatttttttcggcttccaaaaaacaaaaatatttttttaggctTCCAAAAAACAACTTATCCTACTACTCAAAGGCCCTTACTCTTTTCTTAAGAATGATCAAACATTTCAACTCTCTAAAATAAGTAGTTCCTTTCTCTCAATTTATGTAACTCTATTTGCGTTTCGAGATTCAAACTATGAAATATTTTGACCAACATTTTATAACGtaatttttcatcatattgatatgaaaataattattttttaaaatatctaaaatttaattttgaaaatactaAGTCGATCTAATTTAAATTAgctcaaaaaaatattactcaAATCAACTTTTAAAAAGCAAAAAGTATCACATAAATCGAGACAAATGATAGGAAAaactttttaaagaaaatgaattttattGCCTTCCCAAAAGTTTGGTCAAACAGACTATAAGAAACGTACCGTGAAGATGAAGCTATATCCCATTTGAAGAACAATTCTTAGAAAATCAGTTCTCCTCCACATCATCTTCAAATTATCACCACtcatatattgtttttctcCAGAAAAATCAACATTTTTAGTGATTAATGCATAGCAATGTGTGTGAATCTCCAAGCATCGTGAATAAGCAATTTGGTCAAAAGCTATAACTAATAAATTCTTCAACAAAGATTTTGTATTATTTCCAATTCTAAAACTCTCcaagaaaatatcaaaaattgaatttggagCTGTCCATGCTGCATTTAGAgttgttattattactgttTTGTCTCCCATGGATGCCTCTTTTAACactttttttaattcattttgctGCTGCTTCTGAAAAAAATGACAATAAAATTAGGTAATCATGATTGGAAATAATTATAAGTTAATTGACATAAATAATCGttcactcaaaaaaaaaaaagttgacagatatataatatattatgtatattggTAAGCGAATTTGAGCATCCACATCtcgaaaatttcacaaattaatgaaatattcatatataaaaaaaagggcagcccggtgcactaaagctcccactatgcgcagggtccagGGAAGGACCCGACcacacaagggtctattgtacgcagtcttaccttgcatttctgccagaggctgtttccaggcttgaacccgtgacctcctgatcacatgacagcaactttaccagttactctaaggctccccttcatgaaatattcataaagagatcaaaatatgtcaaactcTTCTTAATAATCATATACTTCAAGAGGATCCACAAATCTTTTTATGGAGATCAAGTTCAATACGCCACTAATGGTCCTTGAATCATGGAGAAAATTCAGTGAGAAGAATCAAGTTCGAGAAATACGCCTCTAACGTCCCTTGAATCATGGAGAAAATTTAGAGAGAAGAATCAAGGGAACAAACAGATTTGTACCCACacattttatcaataaaattacgtttctttaaaaatatatatttgagcATGTACATATTTTTTAACTGAGTGGTCAAATGTGTAACTTTCCCTTATTAAAATGCTAGGTAATTTTCTGCTTATGCCATTGGTGATGAATTCACTATGGATATACAACGTCAAATTCagagtttttttttgtattacATAGACGATTaaaaaaaacatagaaaaaaaagagtatgAAGCTATCTAGCCTTATACAAAGGTGACTTGCTATGTAAAATATTACATACTATTAGGTCAACTCCAACAATATTATCGATGTATACAATTAAATTTCCAGACGGTGtacatcatttttttttcaatacaaTCTTTCAAATTACCAAATATTTCGCGAtaagaatttaaaaattaaattaacttattaaataaaaaatttgaatttactTTTGATTAATTATATAACTCACCTTTGAAGTTAGATAATTTTCTGGTCTAGAGCTTTTCCCCCCACTAATATTGGTGTCATTGGTTGATAATGAAGGAGGAATTGAATTCCCTTTCTTTAAATCTTGAAACAAATAGGAGTTGTttgaatttggaaaaaaatctaaaatgtaTGTGTTTGAGTGATAATTAAGAACAAGGCAACAAATAGCAACAATGAAGAATAAGATGGAAATCTTGACAATTTTATTGTTGCTTCCTCCCTCTAAATTATCCACCATTTTGTCACTTTAATTCTTGAGCATACCAAgagccatatatatatatatatatatatatatatatagaaagagTTTAACATACATTGTCTGTCAGTataaatgatttttaattttcacATATTAAATcagtataaataattttaaatttccaCATATTAAAAAGAAATACGTATAAATATTCTttgaataaattaataatataaaaaattatttatactgACGATGAGTTGTTGTTGCTTTAGTTTGACCAAACTTCTCTCAAAGTCTTTCATTGCCTACCCTAAATTTCACCTCTAAAAGTCTCACTCACCGCTCTGCCTTTAGCTTTAGTACACTAGGCAAAGCTAtatgaatttttaaattaaaaataggcagcaaatatataatatatatgtataattaatgttataatttatatgtattatagtaAAAGAAGATTGCACCAATTGTGTGACGTAGTGATTCATGATGTATGATAAACATTATATGAAATTAAGATTTATATATCGAtaacataaataattttaagCAACAGGATCTAaataatatatagtatttttcgtatagtttttgaatatctaaattattattttaaaatattcaattaatGTAATCTAATTTAGCTTTGAAAATTAGTCAAGTTGACTTTCGAAAAGCGCAACATAACGACTAAGAAGATACAGAGGGAGTACATATTATGCCTTTTCCAAACTTGACTTTGACTAAACACTACttgaataagaataatattgaATTTGATTCCATAAAAATACTTGTAAGCAACTAGATCTTGATTTCATTATTAACATTTTGGAAACCCattcaaaatatttctaaaagagttcttattttttggtaattaatTAGTCTTAATACTTATCTATGCTTTTTGGTAATTTGTGGACTCTTATGGACATTTAGTAATGCGAAACTCTTTTTCATTCATCACTAATCCTATAAATATCGAACAATTTCTTCATATATTAACATCAGACAAAAATATTAAGTTTGAGTCTCATCGTCTTCGATtatcaaaagaaggaaaaatggaTCTAAGAGGGGTTTTTCCTTTGATTGTATTGATGATTTTTGTTAGTGGAGGAAATTATGTTGTAGAAGGTCAAGCCAACATCATTATTTATAAATGTGATCTAGATTCATGCACAAAAGAATGCAAACAAACATGGGGGGACAAATTTATAGGGGCTTTTTGTAAGTCCACAAAGTATGGAAACCAATGTGTTTGTGAACATGTTGACTTAATGGTTCATAAAGGATCAAGAAAGAATTTGCTTATGTAATAGATAGACAAAGAATTTTTGTGTTGGAATTATTATAGAATTTTTATCTTCTCTTATGCTTATTGTGTTGTTTTCTAATGTTTAATTTCagctttttaaatttgaaatcaggGCGTGTTCGGTATctgattttctcatgtttggttgttaaattttcttgaaaaatattttctagaaaaaaaaatgaccttcctaatgaaattagaaaaaaaaacatgttttACATATGACATTTCACAGCCATCTTTCCCATCCTCCGATACACTTTATCTTCACCCCACCCCTCGTAGCCCCCATCCCCACCACCCCACCTACCTCCATATTTTTTGTCAAGATTATATACAAATACTTTTAGAATAATATCTTTTGCTTACATATCGAGCACATTTTTAATGGAAAACACCTTCCTGGAAATTTTTGAACgatataaaaattaatcaatGTTTCGCAACATGATTTCTTATGAccatttataaatttaatagaaGAAAATGACATTCACATCTCTTATGTTTTGTTTGAAAATGAAgatcttttattaaaaaaaatataaaattaaaaaaaaattaaaaagagttaaaaaaaaaacaaatcaaacttTAACATGTTAATTCAACTAGAGCCTTTTCCCTTCCGGTGTGATATACTAAGGTGAACTTTTCTTTAACCGATAAACTACAGCCTTTTTCattgaaaacattttccttcctaTCGAACACATTATTAATTTTATGCTTGATAAatgttataattcaagttttgatgcatCAACAAATCATGTCTTGTTCAGTACTCGCATTAGCTGCATGTCCATTTCCTGAGCATTCTGTTAATTGATTGTGTCAAGGGACCTGGTCCCCTGACTCGTGTGGTGAACGCATATATTCTATCAATAAAGTCATATGATTTAATTTTTCAATCATTAAGGTTAGGGGTGTATCAACCAAACCGTCAAGTCAAATCGAATCGAcgaaccaagtcaaaccaatttgtggtttggtttggttggTTTGCCCAATCTTTGttgatttggtttggtattAATAGAAAAAAACTTAAACCGAATTCAAATCAAATcgacataatacatatatgattttattgttttatacaaaaaaaacattaattttaatatgctttgtaagtattttttaaaaattagtttataactttcaatgtttacatatattatttcatatttgggtttgtaatatgactaaaaaaattgatatgtaTTGTGTCTTTTTGTgagtttttgatatatttttctaaGACAATGTCTTGAAAATGACACTGTACATCTTATTTTTTtcgattttacttattcaagtGTCTTTTGAAATGTCATTAAGTAATATAATCACACGATCAAGGGAACAACCTTCAATTGAGAACTTCAAGTGGACATTAAATTATACGATCAAGGAAACATCATTTTCAATTTGATCTATTTTTCAATTAAGGTGCAATTattaaaaaaaccaaaaaaaatcaaaaaatcgaGAGAACCGACTTAAATTGAAACTGAAAAAATCGACATTAGattaatttgatttggtttataagTTCAATAAACcgatataattaatttaattattttttaatgaaaaatcaaaccaaatcgacCTATCTACACTCCTAATTAATTAAGGGTCATTCTTAATTAAATCATGTACAATattttgtcattaaaaatatggTCTACTCATGAAGTAGCATGATTGACTTTCTCCATCTGCctaattttaattgattttaaatataataataacaaaattgGTCCCTAGCTTCTATATAAGTAAACTCATTTAAAATACTTAAATTTATTGGACCACTTTTAAAGTCTATCAATTGTAGTCCTCTTCACTCTGATAAAGAAAACAACTCAAAACATATTATGTAAATACACACTTACGcttatatttaaatttacttgaaataaataattcaaaatacaagTTTATAGTGTTATACTTGGAggatttttataaaaacttatatttcaaaaatgaaGCTAAAAATTCAAACCAAAACGTAatcttatgaaaatataaagtaTTGTAACAACATCAGACTAAATTCAAAACTATTTTCCTCtaattttcattatttagtAATATTAACCTTTATTGTGAAAGGATTTTTTTTCCATGGTTATATATTTTTTGGCAAATTTATATATGGAGgtaaatatatatttgtatatatagagATTTCTGAAAGTAGTTGTAACATAccaatttaaaaaattgtatttGTGTAATTTCCATGTTTGAAGAAAATATTAGTACCCATAAacttattattaaaataatgaatctagttattatttttttgaattattaaaattatttttttcaacttgtATTACATGACCAACCAAAATTATGTGAAACATTGTCAAAACTTTCCAAACTTGACGATggttgaataaaaaaaatatttaactttgactccataaaatataatttaaagcGACTAAATCACGACTTAAAATTAACATGCTACTGTTCCATAAAAAGTTCATTCAatatatattctttaaaaaGGTCCTATGATTGTTTACTTGTCGcgatccaaaatgggtcattagtagCATCCACACTTAACCTCTCAAACCTCAACTTACattaacgattcaacttataaatcacgataataatgcggaagctcaaaccttattaaagtaagacataacaaaagccactagtaacattttccaaaatctgaaagtcatcacataaggacatctaaattctaaaactaagtttaaaaatgtcaaacaccagaataaataaataacaaaatgtgtccgaaaactaagaaCAACATGTCATgaccgagagaatccatcacgagctagaaggatagctcgcTCTGAAATCTTAtaaactggagactgactagagttgaggtcgagtcgaagtcggtggaacacttgCTGCACTCCAcgaaataaaacaaagaaaaatacaagtaggggtcagtacaggacaacatgtactgagtagatatcatcgtccgactcaaaatagaaatcaatatgcataaagtagtagcgggaaatcaaccatagAAATTAACATGTGGCAACcatcaagatcaagatcaagtgacaacacaatgaacaatttcataaccagtcaacaatatcaagatcacatatgaggactcaggcctccacatcacgctcttttggaaaatgggtTATTGGATATTGGGTagaattaagtcattttaatttattttcttttaatattatcatgccggaatgtgacacccgatccaaatataccgtaccgaaatgtgatacccgatccaaatataccgtgtcggaatgtgacacccgatccaaatataattaatttattattctttattattacattccacttcattaacaatatttcctcaaaccttctttattcaaggcacc
The genomic region above belongs to Solanum dulcamara chromosome 5, daSolDulc1.2, whole genome shotgun sequence and contains:
- the LOC129890357 gene encoding uncharacterized protein At4g15970-like, with translation MVDNLEGGSNNKIVKISILFFIVAICCLVLNYHSNTYILDFFPNSNNSYLFQDLKKGNSIPPSLSTNDTNISGGKSSRPENYLTSKKQQQNELKKVLKEASMGDKTVIITTLNAAWTAPNSIFDIFLESFRIGNNTKSLLKNLLVIAFDQIAYSRCLEIHTHCYALITKNVDFSGEKQYMSGDNLKMMWRRTDFLRIVLQMGYSFIFTDADILWFRQPFAHFYSHVDFQIACDHYLYNSSDPDNDPNGGFKFVKSNNQTIQFYKFWNKSRKTYPGKNEQEVLNIIKYGPYIKKIGLKMRFLDTAYFGGFCEPSKDLNYVCTMHANCCIGLDNKIHDLRMAIDDWKNYMALPSNERKSNNYTWTVPRICG